The following proteins are co-located in the Dromiciops gliroides isolate mDroGli1 chromosome 2, mDroGli1.pri, whole genome shotgun sequence genome:
- the LOC122738759 gene encoding neuropeptide Y receptor type 6-like yields MDHSEHALNHTVPNQTTVKTNSSMSLYFESCQLTSPALFILLTAYIIVIFVGLFGNLSLIIIIIKKQREAKNVTNILIANLSLSDILMCIMCIPFTVVYTLMDYWIFGNVMCKLTSYAQSVSITVSIFSLVLIAVERYQLIVNPRGWKPNMSHAYWAILVIWLFSLLLSVPFFLSYHLTDEPFLNLSLPNDLHIHQMACVEGWSSKVNQLLFTTSLLMLQYCIPLGFIFICYLRILICLRRRRNGKVERMREHESKRINIVLISIVVTFGACWLPLNIFNAIFDWYHEALMSCHHNLVFVVCHLVAMTSTCVNPLFYGFLNKNFQKDLLVFIHHCRCFAPREKYKNIAISTMYTDESKEFLKLAPIPAAV; encoded by the coding sequence ATGGATCACTCTGAGCATGCTCTAAACCATACAGTTCCTAACCAAACCACAGTAAAAACCAACTCCTCTATGTCTTTGTACTTTGAGTCCTGTCAGCTGACTTCTCcagctttatttattttactcACTGCCTACATCATAGTCATATTCGTAGGCCTTTTTGGAAacctctcactcatcatcatcattatcaaaaAGCAGAGAGAAGCTAAAAATGTCACCAACATCCTAATTGCCAACCTCTCCTTGTCTGACATCCTGATGTGTATCATGTGCATCCCTTTTACAGTTGTCTATACACTGATGGATTACTGGATATTTGGAAACGTCATGTGTAAACTGACTTCCTATGCACAGAGTGTCTCCATCACTGTTTCCATATTTTCATTGGTCTTAATTGCTGTTGAAAGGTACCAGTTAATTGTGAACCCCCGTGGCTGGAAACCCAACATGTCTCATGCCTATTGGGCCATCCTAGTGATTTGGCTGTTTTCACTCCTGCTGTCGGTTCCCTTCTTCCTGTCCTACCACCTCACTGATGAACCCTTTCtcaatctctccctccccaatGACCTCCACATCCACCAGATGGCCTGTGTGGAAGGCTGGTCCTCTAAAGTGAACCAGCTCCTCTTCACCACTTCCCTGCTCATGCTCCAGTACTGCATCCCCCTAGGTTTCATCTTCATCTGCTATCTGAGGATCCTCATATGCCTCCGTCGTCGGAGGAATGGGAAGGTGGAAAGGATGAGAGAGCATGAAAGTAAGAGGATAAACATCGTGTTGATCTCCATTGTGGTGACCTTCGGGGCCTGCTGGCTACCCCTAAACATCTTCAATGCCATCTTTGATTGGTACCATGAAGCCCTGATGAGCTGCCACCACAACCTGGTATTTGTGGTCTGCCACCTGGTTGCCATGACCTCCACATGTGTCAACCCTCTTTTTTATGGCTTCCTCAACAAGAATTTCCAGAAAGATCTGTTAGTGTTCATCCACCACTGCCGATGCTTTGCACCTCgagagaaatacaaaaatattgcCATTTCTACCATGTACACAGATGAatccaaagaatttttaaaattagctcCTATCCCAGCAGCAGTCTAA